One window of the Methanomassiliicoccaceae archaeon DOK genome contains the following:
- a CDS encoding carboxymuconolactone decarboxylase family protein: MNDDQRLREETEKVLEATRRRYGFVPVVNQVLSERPDLFLPMTGLARAVLEGEGELDRKQRLLCAIAAATAAGGEYCVSVQSRHALDAGATRGEILEAITIGSYMAMTRAQSYAYRRYAELFDIELDQ; encoded by the coding sequence ATGAACGACGATCAGCGTCTGAGAGAGGAGACCGAGAAGGTGCTGGAGGCCACCCGGAGGCGGTACGGGTTCGTGCCGGTGGTGAACCAGGTCCTGAGCGAGCGCCCGGACCTCTTCCTCCCCATGACCGGCCTTGCCCGCGCGGTGCTGGAGGGCGAGGGGGAGCTGGACAGGAAGCAGAGGCTTCTGTGCGCCATCGCCGCCGCGACCGCTGCCGGAGGGGAATACTGCGTGTCGGTGCAGTCTCGGCACGCCCTGGACGCCGGAGCGACCCGCGGGGAGATCCTGGAGGCGATAACCATCGGCTCGTACATGGCGATGACCCGTGCCCAGTCCTACGCCTACAGGAGATATGCCGAGCTTTTCGACATCGAACTGGACCAGTGA
- a CDS encoding iron-sulfur cluster assembly accessory protein: protein MVQITPDAEKFINDLLEKNQKVGYGIKIYLSGFACSGPQFGMSFQEKAAEGENVDKSAHGFDMFYDDETKKELEECVIEFIDDPNFGTGLTIRNPNFNGCASCGGGCH from the coding sequence ATGGTACAGATTACACCCGATGCAGAGAAGTTCATCAACGACCTGCTGGAGAAGAACCAGAAGGTCGGCTACGGGATCAAGATCTACCTGTCCGGATTCGCGTGCTCCGGCCCCCAGTTCGGAATGTCCTTCCAGGAGAAGGCCGCCGAGGGGGAGAACGTCGACAAGTCCGCCCACGGCTTCGACATGTTCTACGACGACGAGACGAAGAAGGAGCTCGAGGAGTGCGTCATCGAGTTCATCGACGACCCCAACTTCGGGACCGGCCTGACCATCAGGAACCCCAACTTCAACGGCTGCGCCTCCTGCGGCGGCGGATGCCACTAA
- a CDS encoding DNA-directed RNA polymerase subunit L, whose protein sequence is MQPYIVEKTDDSVTIAFKDANLTLITPLMDALYKDDNVELVRYIDKHPELEDRRLYVKVKSGSPIEAIEKASDAVSEYYSVKE, encoded by the coding sequence ATGCAGCCCTACATTGTCGAGAAGACCGACGACTCCGTCACCATCGCGTTCAAGGACGCGAACCTGACACTCATCACGCCCCTCATGGACGCGCTCTACAAGGACGATAACGTCGAGCTGGTCAGGTACATCGACAAACACCCCGAGCTCGAGGACCGCAGGCTCTACGTCAAGGTGAAATCCGGAAGCCCCATCGAGGCGATCGAGAAGGCATCCGACGCAGTCTCCGAATACTACTCCGTCAAAGAGTGA
- a CDS encoding ATP-dependent DNA ligase, translating to MLYSDLAETFDRLESTGSRLEMTSILAEFFRRADKGELRSIVYLSQGKLHPDFVPGVLGMADRLVMKAIAKASGNPDDKVEKLTIETGDMGQVAETMISRKKQMALFSEELTVARVVRGLTTIENADGKDSQDTKQKTLAGLLHDSGPLEARYLCRTVTGRMRVGAADMTILDALAEAFATKEDRPAIERAFNVTCDIGLVAETIANGGMDAVRAIGVKVGSPVKVMLAERLPSISEVVEKMGGRCAMEYKYDGIRVQAHIGRDSVKLYSRRLEDLTSNFPDIAEALRARCGHDEAIIEGECVAIDPETGFMLPFQNVTHRRKKHGMDEAVRDVPVRIFMFDMLYADGEDWTPRPYLERRAALEEGFEIGDNVQMTTMRMVGSPEEGEEFFANAIGARCEGIMAKSVAPDSVYRAGSRGFLWIKYKKDYQQALTDSFDLVVVGAFYGMGKRAGRYGALLMAAYDGETGRFETVCKLGTGFDDAFLDAMPALLDGSLSESKPSSVDAEMVPDVWFEPNVVLEVVAAEITLSPIHTAAKDVLKEGAGLGIRFPRFTGRVRDDKTPEQCTSVSEIIEMFEMQVHDSDGLSE from the coding sequence ATGCTTTACTCCGACCTGGCAGAGACCTTCGACAGACTGGAATCCACGGGCAGCCGCCTCGAGATGACGTCCATACTCGCGGAGTTCTTCCGCAGAGCGGACAAGGGCGAGCTGCGTTCCATCGTCTACCTCAGCCAGGGGAAGCTCCACCCCGACTTCGTGCCCGGGGTGCTCGGCATGGCCGACAGGCTTGTCATGAAGGCCATAGCCAAAGCCTCCGGGAACCCGGACGACAAGGTGGAGAAGCTCACCATCGAGACGGGAGACATGGGCCAGGTCGCCGAGACCATGATCTCCAGGAAGAAGCAGATGGCGCTGTTCTCCGAGGAGCTGACAGTAGCCAGAGTCGTCAGGGGGCTGACCACGATCGAGAACGCGGACGGCAAGGACTCCCAGGACACCAAGCAGAAAACCCTAGCCGGCCTCCTCCACGACTCCGGGCCACTGGAGGCCAGGTACCTCTGCAGGACCGTCACGGGCAGGATGAGGGTCGGTGCCGCGGACATGACCATCCTGGACGCGCTGGCCGAGGCCTTCGCGACGAAGGAGGACCGCCCCGCGATCGAGAGGGCGTTCAACGTCACATGCGACATCGGCCTGGTCGCCGAGACCATCGCCAACGGCGGCATGGACGCGGTCCGCGCCATCGGCGTCAAGGTCGGCAGCCCGGTGAAGGTCATGCTCGCGGAGAGGCTGCCTTCCATATCCGAGGTCGTCGAGAAGATGGGCGGCAGATGCGCCATGGAGTACAAGTACGACGGGATCAGGGTCCAGGCCCACATTGGCAGGGACTCCGTCAAACTGTATTCCAGGAGGCTGGAGGACCTGACCTCCAACTTCCCCGACATCGCCGAGGCCCTGAGGGCCAGATGCGGTCACGACGAGGCCATCATCGAGGGCGAGTGCGTCGCGATCGATCCGGAGACCGGATTCATGCTGCCGTTCCAGAACGTCACACACCGCAGGAAGAAGCACGGGATGGACGAGGCCGTCAGGGACGTCCCGGTCAGGATCTTCATGTTCGACATGCTGTACGCCGACGGCGAGGACTGGACCCCCAGGCCCTATCTGGAGAGAAGGGCGGCTCTGGAGGAGGGGTTCGAGATCGGGGACAACGTCCAGATGACCACCATGAGGATGGTCGGCAGCCCGGAGGAGGGCGAGGAGTTCTTCGCCAACGCCATCGGCGCCAGGTGCGAGGGCATAATGGCGAAATCGGTGGCCCCCGACTCCGTCTACCGCGCCGGCTCCAGGGGGTTCCTCTGGATCAAGTACAAGAAGGACTACCAGCAGGCCCTCACGGACTCGTTCGACCTCGTCGTCGTGGGGGCGTTCTACGGCATGGGCAAGAGGGCGGGCAGGTACGGCGCCCTCCTGATGGCGGCGTACGACGGCGAGACTGGAAGGTTCGAGACCGTATGCAAGCTCGGGACCGGATTCGACGACGCGTTCCTGGACGCCATGCCTGCCCTGCTGGACGGCTCCCTCTCGGAGTCGAAGCCGTCGTCCGTGGACGCCGAGATGGTACCCGATGTGTGGTTCGAGCCGAACGTCGTGCTGGAGGTCGTGGCGGCCGAGATCACCCTGAGCCCCATCCACACCGCCGCCAAGGATGTGCTGAAGGAGGGCGCGGGGCTCGGCATCAGGTTCCCCAGGTTCACGGGACGCGTCAGGGATGACAAGACGCCCGAGCAGTGCACCTCGGTGTCCGAGATCATCGAGATGTTCGAGATGCAGGTGCACGACTCCGACGGACTTTCGGAATGA
- a CDS encoding DEAD/DEAH box helicase family protein has protein sequence MTSVEHPRIVPGSVEERRYQTAMVQGCLRNNTLVILPTGLGKTVVAVRVAAEYLSTGKVLILAPTKPLVDQHRGSFSRTLVDAKIGEMNGNMKPETRAGIVDSCDVVVSTPQSVANDLEAGRYGLEGFSLIIYDEAHRGVGNYAYVRVARFCPKGARCIGMTASPGSDTSKIEEVCINLHLRRIDIRSDEDPDVSPYIHYTYVNRIEVNIPQDIQDTTALLRSMLDHFVSEMVSLNLIRPGWQISTSYMLTVGQGLQARLTRGEKTAIVYRGLALHSICIKLLHAIGLAETQGMTPLRVYLEKIEAEADQKEGGRSSREIVRRPEYVGVRTIVDRTNVEHPKVSRVLSLVSRTIDGGSGSKVIVFAQYRDTCEMLTRKLASVPGARVGMLVGQSNGGLRQRDQVALLDGFRRGEYNVIVSTSVGEEGLDVSSTDAVVFYEPVSSEIRTIQRRGRTGRKNDGEVYVLVAKGTLDEVLERNSAEKERAMRDRLERLSEELSRGSSPVVRKNQTRLDGY, from the coding sequence ATGACGTCCGTCGAGCATCCCCGCATAGTTCCGGGCTCCGTCGAGGAGCGCAGGTACCAGACCGCCATGGTGCAGGGATGCCTGAGGAACAACACCCTCGTGATCCTGCCGACAGGCCTCGGGAAGACCGTGGTCGCCGTCAGGGTCGCCGCGGAGTACCTGTCCACCGGGAAGGTCCTCATCCTGGCACCCACCAAGCCGCTGGTCGACCAGCACCGCGGGTCCTTCTCCAGGACACTGGTCGATGCTAAGATCGGCGAGATGAATGGGAACATGAAGCCGGAGACCCGCGCCGGGATCGTCGATTCCTGCGACGTGGTCGTGTCGACGCCCCAGTCCGTGGCCAACGACCTGGAGGCCGGAAGGTACGGTCTGGAAGGATTCTCCCTCATCATCTACGACGAGGCCCACAGAGGCGTCGGGAACTACGCCTACGTGAGGGTCGCGCGCTTCTGCCCCAAGGGTGCCAGATGCATCGGCATGACCGCCTCGCCGGGCAGCGACACCTCGAAGATCGAGGAGGTGTGCATCAACCTGCACCTCAGGAGGATAGACATCCGCTCCGACGAGGATCCGGACGTGTCCCCCTACATCCACTACACATACGTGAACAGGATCGAGGTCAACATCCCCCAGGACATCCAGGACACCACCGCCCTGCTGAGGTCCATGCTGGACCACTTCGTCTCGGAGATGGTGAGCCTCAACCTCATCCGTCCCGGATGGCAGATATCCACCTCGTACATGCTGACCGTAGGCCAGGGGCTCCAGGCTAGACTCACACGCGGCGAGAAGACGGCCATCGTCTACAGGGGCCTGGCACTCCACTCGATTTGCATCAAGCTCCTCCACGCCATCGGGCTCGCCGAGACCCAGGGGATGACCCCGCTCAGGGTCTACCTGGAGAAGATCGAAGCCGAGGCGGACCAAAAGGAGGGAGGCAGGAGCTCCAGGGAGATAGTCAGACGTCCCGAGTACGTCGGCGTCAGGACCATCGTCGACAGGACCAACGTGGAGCATCCCAAGGTGTCAAGGGTTCTCTCCCTTGTCAGCCGCACCATCGACGGGGGGTCGGGCTCGAAGGTCATCGTGTTCGCCCAGTACAGGGACACGTGCGAGATGCTGACCCGGAAGCTCGCCTCGGTGCCCGGCGCCAGGGTGGGGATGCTCGTCGGCCAGTCCAACGGGGGGTTGAGGCAGAGGGACCAGGTCGCCCTCCTGGACGGGTTCAGGCGCGGGGAGTACAACGTCATCGTCTCCACATCCGTCGGTGAGGAGGGACTGGATGTGTCCAGCACCGACGCTGTGGTGTTCTACGAGCCTGTCTCTTCCGAGATCCGCACGATCCAGCGCCGCGGGAGGACGGGCAGGAAGAACGACGGGGAGGTCTACGTCCTCGTCGCCAAGGGCACGCTGGACGAGGTCCTCGAGAGGAACAGCGCCGAGAAGGAGCGGGCGATGAGGGACAGGCTGGAGAGGCTGAGCGAGGAGCTCAGCCGCGGCAGCTCCCCCGTGGTCAGGAAGAACCAGACCCGCCTCGACGGCTACTGA